The Montipora capricornis isolate CH-2021 chromosome 3, ASM3666992v2, whole genome shotgun sequence genome window below encodes:
- the LOC138041536 gene encoding E3 ubiquitin-protein ligase MARCHF3-like — translation MELHDFPSEDSFKIVESNHRDLSLSNECFRSPPGDGITPTCRICQTSRSSEDINAGEVLVNPCNCKGTLAFVHKSCMERWLNLRNQDNCELCHFKFKTKRKFKPLHKLQLGHALTLLSSDEKGILMLGLVNLLLVLLEVPFLYYVIRISNEYFMGTFDGVDINAETNSEIYSLLLALLLLFTLILFASSLTFTACGLKVFCKLVNFSREIKLIIPIRPLEETLDAVV, via the exons ATGGAACTGCATGACTTCCCATCTGAGGACAGTTTTAAGATTGTTGAAAGTAATCACAGGGACTTG TCCTTGTCTAACGAATGCTTCAGGAGTCCTCCAGGAGATGGTATTACACCGACCTGTAGAATCTGTCAAACATCCAGGAGCTCCGAGGATATCAATGCAGGGGAAGTCCTTGTTAATCCTTGCAATTGCAAGGGTACCCTTGCTTTTGTACACAAGTCCTGTATGGAAAGATGGCTGAATTTGCGCAATCAAGACAACTGTGAGTTATGTCATTTCAAGTTTAAGACCAAACGAAAGTTTAAACCACTTCATAAG CTACAATTGGGACATGCCTTGACATTGCTAAGCAGCGACGAAAAAGGAATCCTTATGCTCGGATTGGTCAATCTTCTACTAGTGCTGCTCGAGGTTCCGTTTCTGTATTACGTGATCAGAATCAGTAACGAGTATTTCATGGGAACATTCGATGGAGTAGATATAAACGCGGAAACTAATTCTGAGATTTACAGTCTCCTTCTTGCACTACTTCTGCTTTTCACGCTGATTTTGTTCGCATCTTCTCTCACCTTTACTGCCTGCGGTTTAAAGGTGTTTTGCAAGCTGGTTAATTTCAGCAGAGAAATTAAGCTTATCATTCCCATCAGGCCATTGGAGGAAACATTAGATGCGGTCGTGTAG
- the LOC138043593 gene encoding uncharacterized protein, whose protein sequence is MNVGSNEKSSGPDSEIIAFYIAQEAAVEKRSGENCVVPLIKLLSLLCVLLGIVLFALRMEFQPSFTKTWFSSPLDQQPDMELFDWTAEATKATDEKREGRNDTLNILPLAVWGLWGPWSECSRRKYCQEGQQHRRRVCLSLDESAHCVGVSMEARECPGAACIHAHSSPPVLADQSPAPATSFLSQECNATVKFSASGKYRELVPSSVYRLYPSAKKMLRSGFFAIEVYPKVLEKETSITKVCFEPFGVWSLSAARKVFHLNRSTRASLKELKSSRLIGLAIALRPEGTLYGVLLATGTRGGLYSNVYYRRFRGRSFHEEISF, encoded by the exons ATGAACGTGGGGTCAAATGAAAAATCGAGCGGTCCGGACTCGGAAATTATCGCATTTTACATCGCTCAAGAAGCAGCTGTGGAAAAGAGAAGTGGG GAAAACTGCGTTGTCCCTCTCATCAAGCTTCTTTCGTTGCTTTGCGTTCTTCTTGGGATTGTGCTTTTCGCCCTTCGTATGGAATTTCAGCCTTCTTTTACAAAAACATGGTTCTCGAGTCCATTGGATCAGCAGCCTGATATGGAGCTCTTTGATTGGACAGCTGAGGCTACAAAAGCTACAGACGAAAAACGAGAGGGAAGGAATG ATACGTTAAACATTCTTCCGCTGGCTGTATGGGGCTTGTGGGGTCCTTGGAGTGAATGCAGCCGGAGAAAGTATTGTCAGGAAGGACAACAACACCGGCGCAGAGTGTGTTTGTCACTTGACGAGTCAGCTCACTGTGTGGGTGTGTCTATGGAGGCAAGGGAGTGTCCAGGAGCCGCGTGCATCCATGCCC ACAGTTCTCCTCCAGTTCTCGCGGATCAATCACCTGCGCCCGCGACATCTTTTCTCAGTCAAGAGTGTAATGCTACAGTTAAATTCTCGGCCAGCGGTAAATACAGAGAGCTTgtcccaagctcggtataccgTCTTTACCCTTCCGCCAAAAAGATGCTCAGAAGTGGATTTTTTGCGATAGAAGTTTATCCTAAAGTGTTGGAAAAGGAGACGTCAATCACTAAG GTGTGTTTTGAACCCTTTGGTGTATGGTCCCTGTCGGCAGCCCGAAAAGTGTTCCATTTGAACAGGTCAACCAGGGCCTCCCTCAAAGAACTGAAATCAAGCCGTCTGATTGGATTAGCCATAGCCCTTCGACCAGAGGGAACATTATACGGGGTGCTTTTAGCCACAGGAACCCGAGGCGGACTTTATAGCAACGTTTACTACAGGAGATTTCGTGGAAGAAGTTTTCACGaggaaatttcattttaa
- the LOC138043591 gene encoding nitric oxide-associated protein 1-like — MSLFKLHSARKIILGTPRPLISYIHLRNTYFCRIFTSVHGNSASECLISLRLARLFRRLTTSSKLFGDDENANGKKVLDRPEQGVIYSHKSSLGDNTIYEDSLQTFQEQSHVSDETFEPDSLAIEAFTHVHEQAFPKCPGCGVVFQSEDPAKSGFVIPAKNPMTGDLARMGMNATLSTRTLVCQKCFNLKYYNKPFPISISSNEIMDNLRHLRRRKGLILYVVDLLDLPGSLLTNLLDAVGESKRIIIVGNKTDMLPVDGHTGKQKEHLQEMLFAICKTHGLEGANVKSTCLVSAKTGFGMLQLVSKILEHWDHEGDIYLIGCSNSGKTSLFNLLLDLFSVYKKADLLQRATVSLWPCTTQSMLRFPVSHWMLKKLCARLREGVSKDLDDAEIEIDEEIIDKQETSYKVGQNVQRMRGRGRRKLVQSHLTNKSSDVAIIQPSFVMDQLNKNQTWVYDTPGIISDKQISNLLTMDELKLLNPTLWLIPRTFILKPGQSLLLGGLGRVDYLEVKRRTLNNDEEWDTIPRAIKSVFFTVMTSPNLPVHICKEPQADQVYEKHAGTELLGIPRGGKKRMETFPPFKSEEFTVKGLGWDICAADLVLSNLGWVAVTAGSGSLVSVRAHTPNGLGIDVREPAMLPTIVTRRGSRGVRYQGHLSTERYEATRKRNPQLIKVLRGQPVGEFQWVREIKRIRQEQRLLLKLEKRSRAADKKLLQRSAASDPPEISGAFGMPLPLGRKLKE, encoded by the exons ATGTCTTTATTCAAACTCCATTCAGCAAGGAAAATTATCTTGGGAACACCTAGACCTCTCATTTCTTACATTCATctcagaaatacatatttttgcAGAATATTTACGTCAGTCCATGGGAATTCTGCATCGGAATGCTTAATCAGTCTACGTTTGGCTCGTTTGTTTCGTCGTCTCACTACTTCGTCGAAACTCTTCGGCGACGATGAAAACGCAAATGGTAAAAAAGTCTTGGACCGACCTGAACAAGGTGTAATTTATTCTCACAAAAGCAGTCTTGGTGATAACACGATCTATGAGGACAGCTTGCAGACATTTCAAGAACAATCACACGTTTCAGATGAGACATTTGAACCCGATAGTTTGGCAATTGAAGCGTTCACACATGTGCACGAGCAGGCATTCCCTAAATGCCCAGGTTGTGGGGTTGTTTTTCAAAGCGAGGATCCCGCGAAATCTGGATTCGTTATACCAGCTAAGAATCCAATGACTGGAGACCTAGCCAGGATGGGAATGAATGCAACACTCTCCACAAGAACTCTGGTCTGTCAAAAATGCTTTAATTTGAAATACTATAACAAGCCTTTTCCTATCAGCATAAGCTCCAATGAGATTATGGATAACCTTAGACACTTACGGAGAAGAAAGGGTTTAATTTTGTATGTAGTGGACTTGCTGGACCTACCAGGAAGCCTTTTAACCAATCTTCTTGACGCAGTCGGTGAGTCAAAGAGGATTATTATTGTTGGCAATAAAACAGACATGCTTCCGGTTGATGGACACACTGGAAAGCAAAAAGAACACTTACAAGAAATGCTTTTTGCCATTTGCAAAACTCATGGGCTTGAAGGTGCTAACGTAAAGAGCACATGCCTCGTCAGTGCAAAAACTGGCTTCGGGATGTTACAACTGGTTAGTAAAATCCTAGAACACTGGGACCACGAGGGTGACATCTACCTCATTGGCTGTAGTAACAGTGGTAAAACATCTTTGTTCAATCTTCTGTTGGACTTGTTCTCTGTTTACAAGAAAGCTGATCTATTGCAGAGGGCAACTGTAAGCTTGTGGCCATGTACAACTCAGAGCATGTTAAGATTTCCTGTAAGCCACTGGATGCTGAAGAAGCTGTGTGCAAGGCTCCGTGAAGGTGTCAGTAAG GACTTAGATGAcgctgaaattgaaattgatgaagaaattaTTGACAAACAAGAGACAAGCTATAAAGTGGGACAGAATGTCCAGAGaatgagggggagggggagaagGAAGCTTGTGCAGTCACACTTGACTAACAAATCCAGTGATGTTGCCATCATTCAACCAAGTTTTGTAATGGATCAACTGAACAAGAATCAGACATGGGTCTATGATACACCTGGAATCATCAGTGACAAACAG ATTTCAAACCTGTTGACAATGGATGAACTGAAACTTCTGAATCCAACACTTTGGCTCATTCCCAGGACCTTTATTCTCAAACCAGGCCAATCTCTACTGTTGGGAGGACTGGGAAGGGTAGACTATCTTGAG GTAAAACGCAGGACACTAAACAATGACGAAGAGTGGGACACAATCCCGAGG GCGATCAAGTCCGTCTTTTTCACGGTCATGACGTCTCCTAATTTACCAGTGCACATTTGCAAGGAGCCACAGGCCGACCAAGTGTATGAGAAGCACGCTGGCACAGAACTCCTTGGT ATACCACGAGGTGGAAAAAAACGAATGGAAACTTTTCCGCCATTCAAATCAGAAGAATTCACTGTTAAAGGACTTGGTTGGGATATCTGTGCGGCTGATTTGGTGCTATCTAATCTGGGCTGGGTGGCTGTGACTGCTGGAAGCGGATCACTAGTATCAGTTAGGGCTCATACACCTAATGGCTTAGGAATTGACGTAAGAGAACCAGCTATGCTGCCTACTATTGTCACAAGGAGAG GTTCACGTGGAGTAAGATATCAAGGACACCTTTCTACAGAGCGATACGAGGCAACGCGGAAAAGAAACCCTCAGTTAATTAAAGTGCTCCGAGGCCAACCTGTCGGCGAGTTTCAGTGGGTTCgggaaataaagagaataaggCAGGAACAAAGACTATTACTTAAATTGGAGAAGCGAAGCAGGGCTGCCGATAAGAAGTTACTACAGCGGAGTGCTGCGAGTGATCCCCCGGAAATATCCGGGGCGTTTGGAATGCCCTTACCTCTGGGCCGAAAATTGAAAGAATGA